A region from the Dehalococcoidales bacterium genome encodes:
- the aroD gene encoding type I 3-dehydroquinate dehydratase gives MKPLQICAVITDMNQDLTQVTEIADLFEVRIDLIGNGWEELTQKLPKPWIACNRRKEEGGNPCVNEKDRITELKQAIQMGADIIDIELATPELEALIPLIKKESSCLISSHNMQETPSLAALGKTVEKQLNAGADICKVVTYAAKNEDNLTVLKLISEFPENKIVAFAMGEKGLASRILCPIVGGAFTYASIAKGAESAAGQLTVSDLYEIYRMVQK, from the coding sequence ATGAAACCGCTACAGATTTGCGCCGTGATTACCGATATGAATCAGGATCTTACACAAGTTACTGAGATAGCGGATTTATTTGAGGTTCGTATCGATTTAATCGGTAACGGCTGGGAAGAGCTTACTCAAAAACTCCCCAAACCGTGGATTGCCTGTAACCGCCGCAAAGAAGAGGGCGGTAACCCCTGTGTAAATGAAAAGGATAGAATAACGGAATTAAAACAAGCAATTCAAATGGGCGCGGATATAATTGATATTGAGCTGGCAACTCCCGAATTGGAGGCATTGATTCCTTTAATCAAAAAGGAAAGCAGTTGCCTGATATCGTCTCACAATATGCAAGAAACACCGTCACTGGCGGCACTCGGAAAGACTGTCGAAAAGCAGCTTAACGCCGGTGCCGATATCTGCAAAGTGGTTACTTATGCCGCTAAAAATGAAGATAATTTAACTGTTTTAAAACTGATTTCGGAGTTCCCGGAAAATAAAATTGTTGCGTTTGCAATGGGAGAAAAGGGACTGGCAAGCCGTATCCTCTGCCCAATTGTGGGGGGCGCTTTTACTTATGCCTCAATTGCAAAAGGGGCTGAATCGGCCGCGGGGCAGCTAACGGTTAGCGATTTATATGAAATTTACCGGATGGTGCAAAAATGA
- the aroB gene encoding 3-dehydroquinate synthase — MKTVNVKPGNKSCDILIGSNLLNRTGELLSETIDGKRYVIITNPTVSALYGNKLKDSLSQSGLSVNLLTVPDGEEYKTLETAGRLYEELTNCFAERNTVIIALGGGVIGDLAGFVAATYMRGVPLVQIPTTLLAQVDSSIGGKVAVDHGKLKNKIGTFYQPKLVITDTETLKTLPQKEFTGGMAEVIKSAVIRDNDFFGFLKENLNAITARDGKILEETIFRAASIKAAIVTQDETDMGLRNILNYGHTVGHAIETVSDFNITHGQAVAIGMVIEAKIALKTGTFQSCELTELEKLITEFGLPTVVPEIDREKVLDAMKHDKKVTNGKIRFALPRGIGDAYLTDKVPLEDIREAMG, encoded by the coding sequence ATGAAAACCGTTAACGTGAAACCGGGTAATAAGAGTTGCGATATTTTAATCGGCAGCAATTTGCTGAACCGCACGGGCGAGCTTTTATCCGAAACAATCGACGGAAAAAGGTATGTTATTATTACCAACCCAACCGTTAGCGCACTGTACGGCAACAAGCTTAAGGATTCTTTGTCGCAAAGCGGTTTAAGCGTAAACCTGCTTACGGTTCCCGACGGGGAAGAATACAAAACGTTAGAAACAGCCGGCCGGTTATACGAGGAGCTCACAAATTGCTTTGCCGAACGCAACACCGTAATAATTGCCCTCGGCGGCGGCGTTATCGGAGACCTTGCCGGTTTTGTGGCGGCTACCTATATGCGAGGGGTGCCGCTGGTGCAAATCCCCACTACCCTGCTGGCACAAGTTGATAGCAGTATCGGCGGGAAGGTTGCGGTTGACCACGGCAAGCTCAAAAATAAAATCGGCACTTTTTACCAGCCCAAGTTGGTAATTACCGACACGGAAACCCTAAAAACATTACCGCAAAAAGAGTTTACCGGCGGAATGGCGGAGGTAATAAAAAGCGCCGTAATCCGCGATAATGATTTTTTTGGCTTTCTTAAAGAAAACCTTAATGCCATTACCGCCCGAGACGGGAAAATATTGGAGGAAACAATTTTCCGCGCGGCAAGCATTAAAGCAGCAATCGTAACACAAGACGAAACGGATATGGGTTTAAGAAATATCTTAAACTACGGGCATACCGTCGGGCATGCCATCGAAACAGTTTCCGATTTTAATATAACCCACGGACAGGCGGTAGCTATCGGAATGGTAATTGAAGCCAAAATTGCGTTAAAAACAGGAACTTTCCAAAGCTGTGAACTGACAGAACTTGAAAAGCTCATAACCGAATTCGGGTTACCGACGGTAGTTCCGGAAATTGACCGAGAAAAGGTTTTAGATGCAATGAAGCATGATAAAAAAGTGACAAACGGAAAAATCAGGTTTGCCCTGCCGCGCGGTATCGGCGATGCTTATCTTACCGATAAAGTGCCATTGGAAGATATCAGGGAGGCAATGGGTTAA
- the aroF gene encoding 3-deoxy-7-phosphoheptulonate synthase — translation MIIMEKGATKEQIKDVVDEIKKHGLRVDVSQGEFLTIIGLIGDESKISFANLALMPGVKDARMVETPYKLISRDYSDPFIGKSASRIVKVGDVNIGGDEPVIIAGPCAVESREQVFRIAKEVKAAGAKILRGGIYKPRSSVHSFQGLGSLGETEAREALGWLRDAGHEYEMPVMTEVRGESQTELIAEYADILQIGARNMYDQDLLSRVGRAGKPVLLKRHFGASIEEFLSFSEYIVAEGNKDVILCERGIVPVGKGNSYTRYILDLGAVPVIKRETYLPIIVDPSHAAGRRDLIFDLSCAAIAGGAHGLVIESHYNPKEAIVDAKQMITPEELKDVVEASIRISEVVKSYKKKSS, via the coding sequence ATGATTATAATGGAAAAGGGCGCTACCAAAGAACAGATTAAAGACGTGGTTGATGAAATCAAGAAACATGGGCTTAGAGTCGATGTTTCGCAAGGTGAATTTCTGACAATTATCGGGTTAATCGGGGATGAAAGCAAAATCTCATTTGCTAATCTGGCCCTGATGCCCGGTGTTAAAGATGCCAGAATGGTGGAAACACCGTACAAGCTGATTAGCCGCGACTACAGCGATCCGTTTATCGGAAAAAGCGCAAGCCGTATCGTTAAAGTCGGCGATGTCAATATCGGCGGAGACGAGCCCGTTATAATTGCCGGCCCCTGTGCCGTAGAAAGCCGCGAGCAAGTTTTTCGCATCGCCAAAGAAGTCAAAGCGGCCGGCGCCAAAATTTTAAGAGGCGGGATTTACAAACCGCGAAGCTCCGTACATTCCTTCCAAGGGCTCGGTTCACTCGGTGAAACCGAAGCCAGAGAAGCACTCGGCTGGCTGCGTGATGCCGGACATGAATACGAAATGCCGGTGATGACCGAGGTTAGGGGGGAATCTCAAACGGAACTTATTGCCGAATATGCCGATATTTTACAAATTGGTGCCCGCAATATGTACGACCAGGACCTCCTTAGCAGGGTCGGCAGAGCCGGTAAGCCGGTTCTTTTAAAAAGGCACTTCGGAGCCAGTATCGAAGAATTTCTTTCTTTTTCCGAATATATTGTCGCCGAAGGCAACAAAGATGTTATCCTTTGTGAGCGCGGCATTGTGCCCGTCGGCAAAGGCAACAGTTATACCAGATATATTTTGGATTTAGGCGCGGTGCCGGTTATTAAAAGAGAAACTTACTTACCTATTATAGTAGATCCCAGCCACGCCGCCGGCAGACGTGACTTAATATTCGATTTAAGCTGTGCCGCTATTGCCGGCGGGGCACACGGTTTGGTGATTGAATCGCATTATAATCCGAAGGAAGCCATCGTTGATGCCAAACAGATGATAACACCGGAAGAATTAAAAGATGTTGTTGAGGCTTCCATACGCATCAGCGAAGTTGTAAAATCTTATAAAAAGAAAAGCAGTTAA
- the rpsL gene encoding 30S ribosomal protein S12, giving the protein MPTVNQLVRKGRVKGTKKTKTPALRYTYNSLKNKVVRGAGSPQKRGVCVQVRTTTPKKPNSALRKIARVRLSNHMEVTAYIPGEGHELQEHSVVLIRGGRVPDLPGVRYHIVRGALDASGVSKRKQGRSKYGSKREKKAKA; this is encoded by the coding sequence TTGCCCACAGTAAATCAGTTAGTAAGAAAAGGACGCGTAAAGGGTACTAAGAAAACCAAGACACCGGCTCTTAGATATACCTATAATTCGTTGAAGAATAAGGTAGTCAGAGGGGCTGGGTCTCCTCAGAAGCGCGGCGTTTGTGTACAGGTGAGAACTACTACACCTAAAAAACCTAATTCCGCTTTACGCAAAATTGCAAGAGTAAGGCTTTCCAATCATATGGAAGTTACAGCCTATATTCCCGGCGAGGGTCATGAGCTGCAGGAGCACTCCGTTGTGCTTATCCGCGGCGGTCGTGTACCTGATTTACCCGGTGTCCGCTATCACATCGTGAGAGGGGCTCTGGATGCCAGCGGCGTGTCTAAACGCAAACAAGGTCGCAGTAAATACGGAAGTAAACGGGAAAAGAAAGCGAAAGCCTAG
- the rpsG gene encoding 30S ribosomal protein S7: MPRRAVVKRSEVQPDSKFNNLTISKLVNKVMIGGKKTTAQRVVYDALDIIGAREGKEPVAIMELGLRNATPLLEVKARRVGGATYQVPVEVRAGRNTALAIRWVLKAAKARSGKSMAEKLAAELIDASKGQGAAVKKREDTHKMAEANRAFAHYRW; encoded by the coding sequence ATGCCAAGGCGGGCAGTTGTTAAAAGAAGTGAAGTTCAGCCTGATTCCAAGTTCAATAACTTGACGATCAGCAAGTTGGTAAATAAAGTTATGATCGGCGGTAAGAAAACCACCGCGCAGCGTGTTGTTTATGATGCGCTGGATATCATCGGCGCCAGAGAGGGCAAGGAGCCTGTTGCAATTATGGAATTGGGGCTGCGAAATGCCACCCCGTTACTTGAAGTTAAGGCTCGCCGTGTCGGCGGTGCCACCTATCAGGTACCGGTTGAAGTTAGGGCAGGCCGTAATACCGCTCTTGCAATTAGGTGGGTGTTAAAAGCGGCTAAGGCCAGATCCGGTAAATCCATGGCCGAAAAATTGGCAGCCGAGCTTATCGATGCCTCAAAAGGGCAGGGCGCTGCGGTTAAGAAAAGAGAAGATACCCACAAGATGGCAGAAGCCAACAGGGCGTTTGCTCATTACAGGTGGTAA
- the fusA gene encoding elongation factor G, whose amino-acid sequence MSSRSFPLDKIRNIGIIAHIDAGKTTVTERILFFTGRTYKLGETHEGTAVMDWMEQERARGITITSAATTCHWKDARINIIDTPGHVDFTAEVERSLRVLDGGVVVFDGVAGVEAQSETVWRQADKYQVPRICFINKMDRIGANFERCVAMIKDRLKAKPIVIQMPMGKEDEFKGIIDVIEMKAWFLSGKADDKPQEVEVPADEKDRLAKYRNELIESLSEFDDNIMNLYLDGAEIPVADIKSAVRKVTLANEAIPVLCGSALKNKGVHPLLDSIVAYLPSPLDMPPVIGKNPATQEDVIRPVDDDAPFAALAFKVVADPFVGRLVYLRVYSGKIKSGVQVFNATSGKKERIGRLLIMHANRHEEVDEIDCGSIVAAMGLKDTFTGDTISDISNQVLLETIKFPIPVISIAVEPKTRADRDKLGEALQKMTEEDPTFKVEFNEETGQTVISGMGELHLEVIVSRLLSEYKVEASVGQPKVSYKETITSTVKAEGKFVRQSGGHGQYGHVRIEMEPLERGAGFQFVDTIKGGVLSRSYIAAAEQGIKEAMETGGVIGYPVIDVKVSLYDGSYHEVDSSEMAFKTAGSMAFKEGVRKGNPVILEPHMKLEVVTPGQFLGDIIGDISSRRGSVESMETFGDTMTVRCQVPLSEVFGYTTSLRSMTQGRATHSMEFFRYEEMPAHLACELKSKLAGES is encoded by the coding sequence ATGTCTTCCAGAAGTTTCCCTTTAGATAAAATACGTAATATAGGAATTATAGCTCATATCGATGCCGGCAAGACCACGGTTACCGAGAGGATACTGTTTTTTACCGGTAGGACCTATAAGTTGGGTGAAACCCACGAAGGTACCGCCGTTATGGATTGGATGGAGCAAGAGCGCGCCAGGGGTATTACAATTACTTCGGCGGCAACGACATGCCATTGGAAAGATGCTCGCATCAATATTATTGATACACCCGGACACGTTGATTTCACCGCCGAGGTGGAGCGCAGCTTAAGAGTGCTCGACGGCGGCGTTGTTGTGTTTGACGGCGTAGCCGGTGTTGAGGCCCAATCGGAAACGGTTTGGCGTCAAGCCGATAAATATCAGGTTCCCAGAATTTGTTTCATTAACAAGATGGATAGAATAGGCGCCAACTTTGAGAGATGCGTTGCCATGATTAAGGACCGCCTCAAGGCAAAGCCGATTGTAATCCAGATGCCGATGGGCAAAGAAGACGAATTCAAAGGCATTATTGATGTTATCGAGATGAAGGCGTGGTTTTTAAGCGGTAAGGCGGATGACAAGCCTCAGGAAGTTGAGGTTCCCGCTGACGAAAAAGACCGCCTTGCGAAATACAGAAATGAGCTTATTGAAAGTCTTTCCGAGTTTGATGACAATATAATGAATTTATATTTGGACGGGGCCGAAATCCCTGTTGCGGATATCAAGTCCGCCGTCAGGAAGGTTACCCTTGCCAATGAGGCTATTCCTGTTTTGTGCGGCAGCGCTTTGAAGAATAAAGGTGTACATCCACTCTTGGATTCAATTGTTGCTTATTTGCCGTCACCGTTGGATATGCCTCCGGTTATCGGGAAAAATCCCGCGACTCAGGAAGATGTAATCCGTCCGGTTGATGACGATGCTCCGTTCGCGGCGCTGGCTTTCAAAGTTGTGGCCGACCCGTTTGTCGGGCGTTTGGTGTATCTCAGGGTTTACTCTGGTAAGATTAAATCGGGGGTACAGGTATTTAATGCTACAAGCGGCAAGAAAGAGCGCATCGGCCGTTTATTAATTATGCATGCCAATCGTCACGAAGAGGTGGACGAAATTGATTGTGGTTCCATTGTGGCCGCGATGGGTCTTAAGGATACTTTTACCGGCGATACCATTTCCGATATTAGTAATCAGGTTTTGCTGGAAACGATTAAGTTCCCGATTCCGGTGATTTCAATCGCTGTTGAACCCAAAACAAGGGCCGACAGAGATAAGCTGGGTGAAGCCCTGCAGAAAATGACCGAAGAAGATCCGACGTTTAAAGTTGAATTTAACGAAGAAACCGGGCAAACGGTAATTTCAGGAATGGGCGAGCTCCATCTTGAGGTTATTGTGAGCCGTTTACTTAGTGAATATAAAGTGGAAGCCAGTGTCGGTCAACCGAAGGTGTCTTACAAAGAAACTATTACCTCAACCGTTAAGGCAGAGGGTAAGTTTGTCAGGCAATCCGGCGGTCACGGACAATACGGTCATGTCCGTATTGAAATGGAACCCTTGGAGCGTGGTGCCGGCTTCCAATTTGTAGATACCATCAAAGGTGGTGTATTATCTAGGTCTTATATTGCAGCCGCTGAGCAGGGAATTAAAGAGGCGATGGAGACAGGCGGGGTTATTGGGTATCCCGTTATCGATGTCAAGGTGAGCCTCTACGACGGAAGTTACCACGAAGTCGATTCTTCCGAAATGGCTTTTAAAACAGCCGGCTCGATGGCTTTTAAAGAAGGTGTGAGGAAAGGGAACCCCGTTATTTTAGAACCTCATATGAAATTAGAGGTAGTTACTCCGGGGCAGTTCCTTGGTGATATCATTGGTGATATCAGTTCTCGCAGGGGTAGTGTGGAAAGTATGGAAACTTTTGGTGACACTATGACCGTTCGTTGCCAAGTCCCGCTGTCCGAGGTGTTTGGTTATACCACCAGCCTCAGGTCAATGACTCAGGGCAGGGCAACACATTCAATGGAGTTCTTCCGGTATGAAGAAATGCCGGCTCATTTGGCTTGCGAGTTAAAATCTAAACTCGCCGGAGAAAGTTAG
- the rpsJ gene encoding 30S ribosomal protein S10: MAKQKIRIKLKGFDHKILDQAAQQIIGALERTGAVTVGPVPLPTRIKRFSVIRSPFIDKDSQEAFEMRTHKRLIDIVETTSKTIDALTNLNLPSGVSIDIKL; the protein is encoded by the coding sequence ATGGCAAAGCAAAAAATACGAATTAAACTTAAAGGTTTCGATCATAAGATTCTGGACCAAGCAGCCCAGCAGATAATCGGTGCGCTGGAAAGAACCGGTGCGGTTACAGTCGGACCTGTTCCTCTACCTACCAGAATCAAAAGGTTCTCTGTAATCCGATCTCCTTTTATTGATAAGGATTCCCAGGAAGCCTTTGAAATGAGAACGCACAAAAGATTAATCGATATTGTGGAAACCACATCAAAAACGATAGATGCCCTGACGAACTTAAACTTACCGTCGGGTGTTTCTATAGATATTAAGTTGTAG
- the rplC gene encoding 50S ribosomal protein L3, translating into MIDGIIGRKLGMTQLFGEDGIAEAVTVIDASPCAVVQLKTVEKEGYNAVQLGYGKAKKLKSPVKGHLKGLGEFSCLREFRVDSVEGISVGDKVDVGMFQPGDTVDVVGISKGKGFAGVVKRYGFGGGIKTHGQSDRWRAPGAIGAGSTPGKVHKGTKMAGRMGNQRVTARNLVVVKADAERNILVVRGSVPGANNGIILIGKSGK; encoded by the coding sequence ATGATAGACGGAATTATTGGAAGAAAATTGGGGATGACCCAACTATTTGGAGAAGACGGCATAGCTGAGGCGGTTACCGTTATTGACGCCAGCCCTTGCGCGGTTGTACAGTTAAAGACTGTCGAAAAGGAAGGCTATAACGCTGTCCAACTTGGATACGGCAAAGCCAAGAAACTGAAATCACCTGTAAAAGGACACCTCAAAGGACTTGGTGAATTTAGTTGTTTGCGGGAATTCAGGGTTGATAGCGTTGAAGGTATCAGTGTCGGCGATAAGGTTGATGTTGGTATGTTCCAGCCGGGTGATACCGTGGATGTCGTCGGAATATCCAAAGGTAAAGGCTTTGCCGGTGTTGTAAAACGCTACGGCTTTGGCGGCGGTATTAAAACGCACGGTCAGTCGGACAGATGGAGAGCTCCCGGTGCAATCGGTGCCGGTTCTACTCCCGGAAAGGTTCACAAAGGAACCAAAATGGCAGGCCGTATGGGCAATCAGAGGGTTACCGCTCGTAATTTAGTGGTTGTTAAAGCAGATGCCGAACGCAATATCCTTGTTGTCAGAGGGTCTGTCCCCGGTGCCAATAACGGAATAATACTTATAGGGAAATCAGGTAAATAA
- the rplD gene encoding 50S ribosomal protein L4, giving the protein MQIPVYSMSGEVVKQIDVSDDVFAAPFNEAVVHQAVVRQLANARQGTASTKTRGEVRGSSRKLYRQKHTGNARAGSAKSPLRRGGGVIFGPKPRSYRQAMPKKMRRLAIKGILSAKVKENELIVLDMLDFAEPKTKEMAKVLTALNINQSALVATSEMKINVIKSARNIPDLKTVPANLLNVIDMTSHRVLLMTEAAVRQVEQLWGREDD; this is encoded by the coding sequence ATGCAGATTCCAGTTTATAGTATGTCAGGTGAGGTTGTTAAGCAAATAGATGTCAGCGATGACGTTTTTGCCGCACCTTTTAATGAAGCGGTAGTGCATCAGGCTGTTGTCAGACAGTTGGCCAATGCAAGACAAGGAACCGCCTCCACTAAAACCCGCGGTGAAGTAAGAGGAAGCAGCAGAAAGCTTTATCGACAAAAGCATACCGGTAACGCTCGTGCCGGATCCGCTAAATCTCCGCTGCGCCGTGGCGGTGGCGTAATCTTTGGCCCGAAACCGAGAAGTTATCGACAGGCGATGCCTAAAAAGATGCGCCGTTTGGCAATTAAAGGAATTCTTTCCGCAAAGGTCAAAGAGAACGAGTTAATTGTTCTTGATATGCTGGACTTTGCTGAGCCTAAAACAAAAGAAATGGCCAAGGTGCTTACGGCTTTGAATATTAATCAGTCGGCGCTGGTGGCGACAAGTGAAATGAAAATCAATGTAATCAAATCTGCGCGTAACATTCCCGATCTGAAAACTGTGCCGGCCAATCTTTTGAATGTAATCGATATGACCTCTCACAGGGTATTGCTGATGACCGAAGCGGCAGTTCGCCAGGTTGAGCAGTTATGGGGCAGGGAGGACGACTAA
- the rplW gene encoding 50S ribosomal protein L23 has translation MHLYEVLREPLITEKGTILQADGKYLFKVADKATKPQIKQAVETAFNVTVLSVNIIRVSGIKKRMGNRLVNVPGWKKAIVTLKAGDKIELFEGV, from the coding sequence ATGCATTTATACGAAGTGTTACGCGAACCGTTAATAACGGAAAAAGGAACTATACTGCAGGCCGACGGCAAGTATCTTTTTAAGGTTGCGGATAAGGCTACCAAACCGCAGATAAAACAGGCCGTTGAAACTGCTTTTAACGTTACCGTGTTATCGGTAAATATTATAAGAGTATCCGGAATTAAGAAAAGAATGGGCAATCGCTTGGTCAATGTACCCGGTTGGAAAAAAGCGATTGTTACCCTTAAGGCCGGAGACAAGATAGAACTATTCGAAGGTGTTTAA
- the rplB gene encoding 50S ribosomal protein L2, translated as MTLKSYNPTSPGRRNMTGPSFEEITKTKPEKSLLLPAKKSGGRNNQGKMTVRHRGGGAKRRIRIVDFKRDKIGVPGRVAAIEYDPGRSAYLALIFYADGEKRYILSPVGLGVNDVINTGEGAEFKPGNAMPLKLIPSGTMVHSIEMIAGAGAKMVRSAGVAAQLMAKEGDYTLLRLPSGEMRRVRSECMATIGQVGNIDHQNIKLGKAGRKRLMGWRPSVRGSAMTPRDHPHGGGEGRSPIGMPGPKTPWGKPTLGYRTRKAKASDKMIVKRRGK; from the coding sequence GTGACACTTAAATCATATAATCCGACTTCTCCCGGCAGACGTAATATGACCGGGCCCAGTTTTGAGGAAATTACCAAAACTAAGCCTGAAAAGTCGTTGTTGTTGCCTGCAAAGAAAAGCGGAGGAAGAAACAATCAAGGAAAAATGACCGTAAGGCATCGCGGTGGTGGTGCAAAGCGTCGTATTCGTATCGTCGATTTTAAACGTGATAAAATCGGCGTTCCGGGTAGGGTCGCTGCCATTGAGTATGATCCCGGACGCTCGGCTTATTTGGCGCTTATTTTTTATGCGGACGGGGAAAAGCGTTATATCTTATCCCCCGTTGGGCTCGGTGTTAACGATGTTATTAATACCGGCGAAGGCGCCGAGTTTAAACCCGGAAATGCCATGCCGCTTAAGTTAATACCCAGCGGTACCATGGTCCACAGTATTGAGATGATTGCCGGTGCCGGTGCGAAAATGGTTCGCAGTGCCGGTGTAGCGGCTCAGCTGATGGCCAAAGAAGGCGATTATACATTATTGCGCTTGCCGTCCGGTGAAATGCGACGTGTAAGAAGCGAGTGTATGGCAACAATTGGTCAGGTTGGTAATATTGACCATCAGAATATAAAACTCGGTAAAGCAGGCAGGAAGCGCCTAATGGGATGGCGTCCGTCTGTTAGAGGTTCCGCTATGACTCCGCGTGACCATCCGCATGGCGGCGGTGAAGGTCGCTCGCCGATCGGTATGCCCGGACCGAAAACTCCTTGGGGCAAACCGACATTGGGTTACAGAACCAGAAAAGCGAAGGCCTCCGATAAGATGATTGTTAAGCGTAGAGGTAAATAA